TTGCTTGAGCGCTGACTCCACATTCTCTTCAGGATTAATCCTCCTATCGATAGTGAAGTAAACGCTTCCCGGCACCTGGTTTATTTTGCCCTCACTCTTCATGCCTACAACACCGCCTATCATAGCGGTAGCCATCTCCGCGTCAGGCATGTCAAATTTGTATCTACTCCTGGTGAGATTAACAGATGGTACATAGTTCTCATAGAGCCATACGGCCATCTTGGAAGCTCTCTCGAAAGCATTTACTCCTAGCCACGGCGTGCTTGCGTGTGCAGTTTTACCTTTAACGATTATTTCAACCCATAAAGCACCCTTGTGACCGTGCCATATTTTATCAGTGCCACTTGGCTCAGGTATTACTACAGTCTCAGGAGTCTCATCGAGATGTTCTACGAGCCAACCTGTACCGCATTCCCCGCCTATCTCCTCATCTGGAACCATATATAGTCTAGCCGTCCTCTTAGGCTTGACTCCCTCTTCCTTGAGAGCTATGAATGCTCCGAGGACTGATGCTAGACCTCCCTTCATGTCAACGCTTCCTCTACCGTATACTTTGCCTTCATTAACAATAGGCTTAAAGGGGTCTGTAACCGTCCATCCAGGCCCCCCTGGGACAACATCGTAGTGACCGTTGAAGTCAATGGGTTTCCCTTCTCCGCCTTCTAGTTTAACCTCTATGATGTAACGCGGGTTACCGAGGGCTTCTTCCGGGCAGTGCCCATCCACGAAGTCCTGTGGCACATCTATGATTCTATAAGTTAACCCATACGATTCCAAGAGTGTTTTCATCTTATCAACGAACTCCCCGTACTTCTCTCCTGAAGGGGAAACTGTGGGGACTTTGATCATCTCGGATAATATACCAACCATATCCTTTTGAAGGCTGTCTATTCTTTCTAGAACACCCAATTAGAAGGCACCTCCAAATAGAGGAGAATAGTATTAATTGGTATATTAATCTAGAAAAAACTGAAATTACTAGTGAAGATCACCAGGACCAGGACCAGAATCCTCTTCCGTAGCCTCTACCGTATCCCCATCCGGGTCCAGGGCCCCATGCATATGGGTATCCTTCAACGTAGATTACTCCAACTACTCTACCCTCATAGACTATGTCAGCCCATACTCCCCATCTGCAAGGCCTTATCCATCCGATGCTTGCTTTCGTGAGATCTACGTCTGCCCAGAGTTCACCAACTACTATACTGTCCTTGAGAAGTGGAATCCTGATCCCAGTTGCATACGTATAGGGTGTTCCTTTCGTAGCTGTCTTTAGTAGTTCAGCGGCTTTTCCAGCGTAGGCTGCAGGATCAAATGGTGCCGGCGGTGCTACTGGCGGTGCTGGTGGTCCCCACCATCCTCTTCCGAAACCTCTTCCCCATCCTCCTTTCCATGGTGCAGGCATTTCTAATCACCATCAATTAATTATTACAGTTACACTTATATATTTTTCTGTAACATTATAAACAATTATGAGTATAAGGTTGTAATAACAAGTTGGAGGCAAATAGCAGTGTGGGGAGGAGGCAGAAGAAGACGAGGAAGCTGGAAAGGAAGAGGCCCGTGGGGATACCCAGAACTACCCGCGAACTTGGAATACCTACTAGCAATACTCACAACGATACAAGCAGAGCCGAGGAGGACAATACTCAACGCTATAGGAACTCAGGGAGCTACTACAAACCAGATCTACCAGGCACTACTAGAGAGAGGCTATAATTTACCGAGGACAACACTATACTACCATCTGTCAGAACTCGAGAACCTGGGGCTAATAACACACGCTGGATATAAAGAGTCTGGAGGAGGAGCCCCTGAGAAAGTGTGGAGCCTCAGAGCAAGGAAGATATGTATAGACATACTCACTGGAGAAACATTGAACTCAGAGTAAACTTATTCTCTCCCCAAGCTCCTCGAAGAACATGCCAGCCTTCTCATGGATAACTAAATCCGCCTCATTATCAAACGGAGTAGGAGTCGGGTTAACAACGATGACGCGTCCATTGTAATTCTTCGCCAATACGGGCAGATACGCAGCGGGGTAGACCTGGAGGCTGGTCCCAACTACAAGCATAAGTTTTGCATGGGAAGCCTCCTGAAAAGCCCTCCTAACAGCCTGATCAGGCAGAGGCTCGCCGAACCAGACGACACCAGGCCTCAGTAAGCCACCGCACTTTGGGCAATGAGG
The nucleotide sequence above comes from Candidatus Tiamatella incendiivivens. Encoded proteins:
- a CDS encoding M20 family metallopeptidase, which gives rise to MGVLERIDSLQKDMVGILSEMIKVPTVSPSGEKYGEFVDKMKTLLESYGLTYRIIDVPQDFVDGHCPEEALGNPRYIIEVKLEGGEGKPIDFNGHYDVVPGGPGWTVTDPFKPIVNEGKVYGRGSVDMKGGLASVLGAFIALKEEGVKPKRTARLYMVPDEEIGGECGTGWLVEHLDETPETVVIPEPSGTDKIWHGHKGALWVEIIVKGKTAHASTPWLGVNAFERASKMAVWLYENYVPSVNLTRSRYKFDMPDAEMATAMIGGVVGMKSEGKINQVPGSVYFTIDRRINPEENVESALKQLKEFLELAAEKAQAEYEMRIVHTMEPALTPVDTVAVKMVVEAASKIGIKVEPTVCMGGLDLRYYTVKGIPASSYGPGNNTPHMPDEYVDLEELVKASKVFSLLLQS
- a CDS encoding winged helix-turn-helix domain-containing protein — protein: MWGGGRRRRGSWKGRGPWGYPELPANLEYLLAILTTIQAEPRRTILNAIGTQGATTNQIYQALLERGYNLPRTTLYYHLSELENLGLITHAGYKESGGGAPEKVWSLRARKICIDILTGETLNSE